The Colletotrichum destructivum chromosome 7, complete sequence genome contains the following window.
TTCGTTCGATGTTGGTACGACAGTTCAGCTTGGACATACAATTTTGGTATATAATTTTCTTGTGTACGTGAATAACTTAGATGAATGGTCTCGGACAATCAGACAAATCACAGCCCAACACTGGCTTGACCCGCCCTATCTACTTCCATTGCCATACCGACCCTTGATACGTGACTAGACTATGTCTCGTCTGTCTACCAATGAGACGTATACTAATGACATGAGCTATCATCCGGGGAGATAAACTCGGTGTACATGACCGGGGAGTATGGTCATAACCCCGGATAATACTACCCCGCATCCGTGGCGGCCCGCGTCCGCAATGTACGCCGGCACACGTTAGTTGCATCCGTGATGTGGGGTTTAGCCGGTTGGCGGGGCATTTTGAGGATCCAAGACCATAGTTGAGAAACACACATCAAGTCTGATTTGTTTTAAGTTGAAGGTACAACATCATGATCTGTAATGCCCATACTCGAGTCAGAAAATGCATGAGATCGACCGCAACTTGTCTGAGGTGCATGACGTGACTGAATCATCCGCGTAATGCCAACCTGTCCAACAGGCCAAGAAACGCTTGTCAAATCAGAGGCTAGTCATACACCTCTACCCTAAGTCCGCCTCCTTCCACAGAAGCTGTTAAGCGGTCGTTTGGTTCCATGACGGCGGATTTCGAAACCTGAAGTGGCGCGTCTGCATACGCGGCACAAACCTTAGGTCCAAGTGCCCTGATCTGAACTGTCAGCAGACGGCCGTGGAACGCGACGTGCCCCTCCTAGATAATAGTTAGGAGAGGGGACAAGACCAAGATCATCAGCTAGGCTTCGTAGAGAGATTCTGTTTTCTGCTGAGCTTGACTAGTGACGTTGAATAGTCAACCATTCACGAGGACGGCGCTTCCTCCCAACGCCATGGTTTATATCTTAGAAAACCCTCCCCGGAGGAAAATCGTTGAAGTATTGGATGCTCCAGATTGGTACCAATttgaagggggaaaaaatATTGGTTAACAGGCTAGCCTTCTTCCTGGATACAGTCATGGGTAACGAtcaaggaggaagaggggaaaGGATGAATTTCGATTATGCTGCAAAACACCCTCTGATAGGTAATGAGCTAGAAAGCTTGGGGGGTTGTTCTTTTGGTTACTTGACTAGGCGGTCCGTACTACACACTACTGACTGTCGGAATAACCCCATAGCTCCTGAATGCACTCAGACCACGTTGTTACTGAGTATGTTGAAGGTTGTCCGCAAAGAAGTTACACCAGGGTCCGTTGCCATTCTGAGGATCTCTGCACCCAACCTGGAACTGTCGGAAGCCGGTCCGGTCTGGGTCTGGCCAGCTGGATGAACCGTAAGAAGTGCGGGTGTTGGTCCTGCGTGAGCTATTGCACATTTTAGCGTTTCTCAAAGCATATCCCAAAGCGAATGACCAACCATTGCGGTCCACCACTCGTGGTGAACGTTTCAGTGATCTTCAAATTTCCCCAGCCCATTTTCTCCTGGAAGTACACGCCGTGCGGGCCGGACCAAGAATGATCGCCGTGGCATCCGATGCTTGTTCCGACGCCCTTGCTGGTCTCTACAGAGACTCCCAGTTTGGCCTTGATCGCCTTTCCGAGCATAGGCAGCGTAATCCCAACACCGGCAGTCCACGTGACTGTCGTGGCCTTGAACTGAGTGATCAAGACCACTCCATCAGGGTTCACAGCATCGCGATGGTGGCACCAGTTCGTCCACCAAGATCCATGCTCGCGGATTTCGACTGCAACTTCCCGGTCAATTACGCAAGGACAGTCGATGCACAGCGCGCGATCACCATCCCCTGGAGGGCCATCGATTTCCTAATGGCTGATATCAGTGATTGCAATGTCCAATTGATAATGGCAAGCTTACCGTCCAATTTCCGGACTCGAGACTAGCAGTCGGATCGAGAGTCGTGGTGAAGTAAAATTTGACAGCATCGGCGGTGCTTGAATTGCCATCGTCCAAGTCTCTCGCAGAGATAGGGCCGGGATGGTTGGTCACAGCGAGACCTGACACTGGCACCCACAACAGAGGAAGTGCGAGTGtaaagagagagatgatCATCATTTTGAGTTGCAGGGTGCTCTTGGAAATGTTGCTTTGGTTAATGAGAATATTGTTCAGATGCGAGGCAGGTTCTCAAGGCTTATATACGTGATTCACCCTCAGTAGGATTGAACCCCAAGCATGTCACTTGAAGAGATCAAAGAGAGAATCTCATAACGGGATCGCCGTCAACAGCTGAAATGCAGCACACCTCTATGAGGCGCTTTGTTCAATGTGTGCCTCGGACAAGTTGTATGATGTACTTTCTCATCTCATGCAAGCCATCAGCCATCCCGCACAATACGAATTCTTGCTTCGCCTGATGCCTGACCACTTGTTGACCTCATCTGCAAATGTAATACGTTAGCATTTCTGACGATCCTAAGACAAAGCATTGCCTGACATTATGTTTTCCATGGAATTCGTGTTGGCGGCCTGACTGCTTACATGGAGTACTTGGACAGATTCATGTTTTAGACGGAGAGAGCTATCCTTCTTCCCCTGCTGCCGGTGGTAGCGCGACGACATGGCCAGCAAGTGAGGGGCCATTGGGTTGATTTTCTCTTCTGGATATTTCAAGGCCGTAATAGGCTATGTAAGTTACCAGATCCAGCTTCAGTGCAGATACCCCGCCTGCGATATACAGTGGATTGATCGGAGAAGCCGATGGTTGTAGCACGACGAACCGGGCTTGAAGCGGCACCCTTACATGCTCTTGGTAAGGCCTTGCTGATGAACGGGCCACACTGTACAACCTTCTCGTACTTAAAGCTTCTCATTGGCAAACACGTGTACCAGTACTGGCTGGCGATAGTCATTTCGCCAGGAAGTTGATGCGTAGATTTTTCTTGCTGTCACATCGGCCCGAAGCCATGAACGGCTATCGTCCGTCATTCCGTCCTATCACAGCGCGCCTTGGAGTTCAATAATTTGTTCTCAAAGCAACTTGCAATATTCTTTCCAGCCGATGGGGTTTGCTGCACTTAGTCTGCTGGCAAGCGGTGAAGCTATCGCATGATGCTGACATGAACTTCAAAGTCCCGGCCTGGAACCCCTGCAAAGATGCATGGTCAGCAAGCCACCGATCAGCTCGCAAAGCCGAGTGCGCAGAATTCAAGATAAACAAGCCATTTTGCATACAGGGTAGTATACCATTGCAGTAGCTAGAAGAGACACTAATTCGGCAGTATGACAATACTTATCTTGggttttccctcttccttGAATATTTTATGGAAAGTCGTATTTGGCAGCGTCACACTAGAATCAACCGATACCAGAGAGAACAGAACACTGTCCGCATTTGAGTCGCAAGGACGGTCATGGTTTGATTTGTCGAGTATGCCTGCCAGTAAAAGATTCGGGAACGCCGATATGAGCGGTCTGCGTTGTTAAAACGGTGGGGTTTAGACCATTGGCCAGATGCGTGTCTCGATGCGTGTCAGACTCAGGCTAGATACAGTTGGGCAGCAGCTGACAGGCCCATAGAAAGGTAGGGGGTCAATGAGATGGATGTATGAATTCTATCCCGCTCCGATAACGAAAGGGCAATCACTGCTTAACTAAACATGACCATTGAATTGCAATTCATGCTTGGTTTGTCCATATCAAGGCCGCAACGGAAAGCGAGGGGATTGATTTCGAATGGGACGTTAGTCCCTACCAACAACCCATCCCTGGGGTACCTTCAGCAACTTCAACAGGGAGCAAATTCATGTCTCGCCTGGGAACCGTGTGGTTCTGACACGATCATCCCTATAAATTTAACGAGTTAACGGTCTTAATACACATGCCTCGCTCTCTCAGTCCCAAGTCACTTCTGGCCGGAATACGACATCCAACTGTCTGAGCATTTCTCTCTCCCACCCGATGTTCTTCGGCGGGTGCTTGGTCGTCTCAGGGCTTACGTAGTGGAAAAGTTGTAACTGTTTTCAGCCGTCAGATCGCACTATCCGAAGTCCAATGTCATGGCGGTCCCAACAGTGTTCGGCTCGGTCAGCGCACAGGGGGGAGAACACTCACATGAGAGCAAACATTCTTCTTCCATTCTTCGCCCGGAAACTCCTCCTTCAGAACCGTATCGACGTACTCGTTCCAAACGGCCGTGATCTCGTCTGTGAGGGACGGAGGCACCGCGGTGCCGACGACAAGTGCCCGGGGCCGCGGGTGCAGGTTATGGAGAATCACCCCGAGGTTCTTTGGTGTGTAGCGGTACGGCTCCAGCGTCTCGACAAAGTCCACCATGGCAGTCATGACGTACGGCGCATTACGttcggcgaggacgtcgggAACGTATACAACGCCATTCGTGCGTTTCCAGCCGAGAACGACTACGGGGATAGAGACTGGCTCAGATGAGGACGGGGATGACATGACGCGGAACGTTGAGTGATCCAAGGGGGTTAGATGAAACTGCGTGCTCTCTAAGACTGTGTGTATCGGTCAGAAAAATGGGTAAATATGCTAATAGGTGATTATCAAAGGTCAAGGGTAGGGCAGTCCTGATGCGTATCCCTTATATAGGTCCCAATAGGTCCGAGGGCTCTCGGGCTCGTCTGGACTCTCGCAGACTCTGTTTTTTGCGCACCCGGGCTCTCAAGCCTTGGAGTTGCGTCGACCCAGTTGCGTTTGGCTGACGCTTTTTGCAGTTCGTGTCTTCGTATCCCGTGCTTCGCGCTCCGATTCATAATCCGTTTCGTTTCGGCCGACGGCCGGCTGTCTTCTGTGAGGCCGGACGTGGAAGAACACCAAAAGTGGCGAGTAGCAGCGCATGAAGGGCACCAGATATACCGTTATGTAGGTCTGGTGACGCTTAAGCCTAGAAATTCAAAGTCGAGCCTGCAAGTTGATGAAGCACGTGGAGTAGTGACTGTTGTGTGCACTGCACTGCGAGCGGGGGCCCCAATTCAACATGTGAATACCTAGTTGCTGTGCTGTGGCTTATCTAGGGTATCTTTACCCATCTCGACAAGATGCGATTTTCGTTTCCATCATTGTGTATTCCAAATTCAGCTTAGGATTAAACTTGGACAAAAGTCGACAGTCGATGAAGGGTGACGGCTTCCAAAGTCTCCAGCATGAAAACTGACAAGGACGCACGTTCTTGGATCTCAGACACAATAGCGTCGTCTTTAGTGTGGTCTTTTCTGACCAGTCTCAGACTTGGCACTATGGAATGTAACTCGAACAGTTACAGTCCAAGAACACCATCTTAATAAAACCACATGACTCTCTTCTACTCCTCCAATTGACACCCACGAATTGTCGCAGACAAGAACGTCCGGGGCCACATGACAGTTGCTAGCGCCAGATAAGAGATGTTTCTCATCACTCGAGTTTCTCTTACGTTTGACTTTTGCTGCAGTAGAACATTGCCGGGGCACCCCCCGAACAGCGCATCTCGGCTAACCGCTAAAGTTaagaagaagcggaagcTAGCAGAGCGCCGAAGTGGGGCCCGACCGTGTACGTTAAGTGGAAGCGGGAGCTACTACAGCGCCGAAGCGGGGCCCAACCGTGTACGTTAAGCGGTCCCGACATGCGGGGCCCCGGAGCCCGTGAGTCGTGGCCGGCGCAACCATCGTGACCGTGTACGTTAGGAAGAGCCGGAGTGCAATGAAAAACTAGTATGCCCGGCGGAAAACTTTTAGTCCGCTAGCTAAACAGGATTTTCTGTTCCAAAGGACGTATCTCTGTCGGTGGGCAGCTTTGTCTGGTCTATAAGAAGCATGCCCCCTCCCTCGAAGGGGTTTTTacgtcttcatcttcctctttcATCTGATACCTAACATCTATACTAAGAGCCTCGATTCAAGCAACATTCATCTTCTTTCTACTTGATGACTTTTTGACCACTCTTGCAAATACTTTTCCAAATTCATACTACTCCCAACTATGCCGAGGATGGCACTCGAGATCAGAATCGACGATCACTACTCGTCCAAGATCTACACCAGCGGCTCCCGTGTCGCCGGTGTCGTCGACTTCTGTCCAAATACCGACATGCCTTTCCACTGCTTTCAGATCACTCTCATCGGCACCGCTCGCACACGGGTCGACATGCTCCCCGGACCGAAGATCACCAACGACGTCTTTCTCAACCTGGACATGCCCATCACCAAGACACTCTATCCCCCAGGTCAGACGCTCATGGCCAAACAAACACACTGCATCCCCTTCGACTTCACCATTCCCCATAAGCTTCACAAAGACTCTTGTGGCGCCGTTTCAGGAGCTCATTCCCACGACCAACACCTGCGGCTCCCCCCAACGATGGGAAGCTGGGAGAAAGACGACATGGCCCCCGTCATGGCCCAGGTCGAGTACAAGATAGTGGCTCGCTTGCTCCTGAGGCAATtctccaacaacaacaagagcACCATCGAGGCCAGCCAGTTGATCAAGGTCCTCCCCGCATTCCCCGAAGACCCGCCCCTCGTCCTCAACAGCCACGACGCGCGCTATGCCCTTTCTCGGACCAGGTCGGTCCGTCGAAGTGTTCTTTCCGTTCACAAAGACCGTATCATCATCACGGCCGCCCAGCCCCAGGCTGTTCATGTCAGCATCGGCGGGCACCAACTCCCGAGCTCTCAGCCCATAGTCTCGCTCGACTTCGCCTTCGAATCCTCGTCCGCCGTTTCTTTCCCGCCCGAGGTGACACTCAATCAGGTCAAGCTTGAAGCCCAGACCTGGTTCACAGGGACGCCTATGAAGGTGGTTCCTGACCTAGGCGACCCGCGCGATGCGACAGGTCTCCGCCACGAGCTCAGATACTCCACCAATGTCAAGCTCTCGACGACCGACACGGGCGTCATCCTGTGGCacaaggacgacgccgatgaaGGGCAGAAAGTAACCTCATGGCGGTCCACGGCCAGGATCCCCATCCGACTTCCAACCGCGCACAAGATGTTCCTCCCGACGTTCTACAACTGCTTCATCGCCCGGAGCTACATCCTTCACGTGAGCGTCAACTTCGGCGGGTCCAAGACGAACCTCTCCCTCCCGCTGCAGATTGCGTCGCAGTCGCTGTACCCGAGGATGTCAGAGCCTGAAGTCGAAGACCTGCCCTCTTTCGATGCCTCTCTGACTTGGAGGTGACGTGGCTGTTAGTGATGCTGGATGGTTCGTCAGGAAATGGCTTGTTTCTGTTGGTTCTGGTTTAGATTCAAGGATTTTTGGCTCATGATTCACGATCTGAGGAAAGCGAGGTCTTCTGCGGAAGACTACAATGGTTTCTTAATTATTATGATTAATTGGTGTCATAGGGTTTGGTTTTGCTCTTTATAGTGACGCCTTCGCGTATTTTGCTTGAATCGAGTTGATGCCAGGACATACTACTATGCCCCAACCTTGAACCACTGATTAAACGCACCCAAAGGATCccacttcttcttcagcttCCTCAACCTTGCCAGACTCGTCCCATAGATGGCTTCGGCCGTTTCATCACCATGGGCAAAGTTGACATACGTCGGattcctcgtcgccttcttgGGCGAAGTCCAAATGCTCCTCACACTGCGCCCAAACTCATCAGCCTCCGCATCCAACGCGGCGTCCGTATACCACGGAATCACAAGAGCCTGCGCAAAAGCGTCCCTCCTCAACGCCTCCTGCAGAGCCGCCGATCCCTTGGGGGCGCTCTGAGCTTTCGTCAAGTTGTAACGCTCGATGAGGATGACCGAGTTGGGCCCCTTTGCATGGAACGAGGCATACAGATCCCAGATCGCCGGCCAGGTCTCGGGCCGCATATGCTTGATGGTCGTGCTGAACGCCGGCTTGCGATCGCCGCGCGCGCAGAAGAAGTCGTTGGCCGCGTTCCAAGTGTCGTAACCGGccacgctgctgctgttcgaGGTCGGTCCGAGGGCGTAGAGTGAAGCGAATGCGGCGCGGCCGGTCGCTTCGGTTCCGTTCCTGAGGAATCCCGTAACGAGGACGGTCGGTGCGTTGGAAGGCGGCCCGGAGTTCGCcaggatgaggaagacgttTTGTTCAGGCGTCAGCGGCAGGTCTTGAATAGCCTGCGCGACCTGCGGGAGCTGTTCGGGAGAGAAGAACAGGTTCATGAGCCATGCGGTGCGTTCTTGGGTTGATGTCGGCCAGGCTCTGACTTTGGCCGAGGTGACGATGCCGAAGTTGGGCCCGGCGCCTCGAAGAGCCCAGAAGAGATCTGGATGGGAGGTCGGCGAGACTGTGAGGATCTCTCCGCttgcgacgacgacgcgcaGCGAGAGAATATTGTCAACTCCGAAACCGACTTCACCCATGATGTTGCCTAATGGAACGCGAGCGAGAGTCAGTCGTCGGTCTAGCTATGATCCGCGAAAGTTGAAGACCGACATACCATAACCACCGCCGAGAATGGCGCCGAGGGTACCCACGCAGTTGCAGTTGCCGGTCTGAACCAAAACACCAGCTTCGTTGGCCGCCTGGATtgtctcgccgatgatggctccgccgccaatggtcgcctccgtcttgctgttgctgaAGGTGACGGCGTTCAGTGCAGCGAGATTGATGAGAACGCCGTCGCAGCCGAGGTCGAACGTCTCGCCCCAACCGTTGCCGCCATTCTGGGCGACGAACGGGATTCTGCGGCTTGAGCAGTACTTGACCTAAGCGTAGAGATCAGCCGTGGTTGCACAAGCCTTCAGCTCCGAGAGAGTGACCTACAACAACGGCGACATCCTTCTCGGAAGTCACGTTAACCACTACTGCCGGGCTAGGCGCGTTGAAGGTACTCCATCTTGCACGAAAGTCAATGGACAcagaggacgatgtcgataCAAGAGCCTTGAGATCGTCGGCGATGGTTGGTGCCCTTACGGTAAGGGCAGAGACCGCCGCTATCAGCAGCTGCAGGGACAAGAGGAAGTTCATTTTGTCTGAGGGATAAACTGGGAACGTGGATCCAGAGGCATCGTGGTGCCTTCTGCAGATATATGCTACAATTGCTGCACAGCAACTATGGTTTCCATATTACGACATCATTCCAAACCACAAGTGCGGCTTGCGAGCGCCAGGAGGCAGATTGAAGCAATTTGAATTGTCTCGACGGCAccccttgtccttgtccatACAGCCATACACAGGGAGATGTCCTATCCCTGCAGATGACTCTGCACAGCCTGAGGGCGGTAGCCGTCCGGGTGAGTGGAATGTTGTCGGAGGTGTCCGGGTTCACCTAGAACTATGTGGAAATGAATGTTATGATACCTTGGAATCTTTGCCGGGTGAGGGCTACTGAGCGAAAAGCGCGGCCGTGATGCGAGAATATTACAGACATGGAGGgacaagaagggcaagtAATCCATCGACGCTGCGTATTACGTGGATGGTTGAGATTTGCGTGGTCCTCTGCGGTCGAGATGCGATGGCTTCGAGCGGTCTGAACTCTTCAGATTTTGGAAACGTCTATAGTATAGTATTCTGGTTGTACAAAAGTGGGCATTTCTGGGACAGTGCTGTATGCCAGCAAATAGACATTACGGGACACCGGGAATTCTGAGTTCTACAAGAAGTTGAT
Protein-coding sequences here:
- a CDS encoding Putative berberine/berberine, FAD-binding domain, PCMH-type, FAD-binding, type PCMH, subdomain 1; translation: MNFLLSLQLLIAAVSALTVRAPTIADDLKALVSTSSSVSIDFRARWSTFNAPSPAVVVNVTSEKDVAVVVKYCSSRRIPFVAQNGGNGWGETFDLGCDGVLINLAALNAVTFSNSKTEATIGGGAIIGETIQAANEAGVLVQTGNCNCVGTLGAILGGGYGNIMGEVGFGVDNILSLRVVVASGEILTVSPTSHPDLFWALRGAGPNFGIVTSAKVRAWPTSTQERTAWLMNLFFSPEQLPQVAQAIQDLPLTPEQNVFLILANSGPPSNAPTVLVTGFLRNGTEATGRAAFASLYALGPTSNSSSVAGYDTWNAANDFFCARGDRKPAFSTTIKHMRPETWPAIWDLYASFHAKGPNSVILIERYNLTKAQSAPKGSAALQEALRRDAFAQALVIPWYTDAALDAEADEFGRSVRSIWTSPKKATRNPTYVNFAHGDETAEAIYGTSLARLRKLKKKWDPLGAFNQWFKVGA
- a CDS encoding Putative arrestin-like protein, yielding MPRMALEIRIDDHYSSKIYTSGSRVAGVVDFCPNTDMPFHCFQITLIGTARTRVDMLPGPKITNDVFLNLDMPITKTLYPPGQTLMAKQTHCIPFDFTIPHKLHKDSCGAVSGAHSHDQHLRLPPTMGSWEKDDMAPVMAQVEYKIVARLLLRQFSNNNKSTIEASQLIKVLPAFPEDPPLVLNSHDARYALSRTRSVRRSVLSVHKDRIIITAAQPQAVHVSIGGHQLPSSQPIVSLDFAFESSSAVSFPPEVTLNQVKLEAQTWFTGTPMKVVPDLGDPRDATGLRHELRYSTNVKLSTTDTGVILWHKDDADEGQKVTSWRSTARIPIRLPTAHKMFLPTFYNCFIARSYILHVSVNFGGSKTNLSLPLQIASQSLYPRMSEPEVEDLPSFDASLTWR